In one Prochlorococcus marinus XMU1404 genomic region, the following are encoded:
- a CDS encoding PhoH family protein, with translation MKEVSKTGHFKIDLPSSDAATALSGPGNSFLKKFESLTGVSLTIRGLQLEMNGVISKIERASALVELTRPIWEQGLEVPEVDLKAALSSLNMGESSSHAELGKKILARSKEGKFLRPRTIRQKEYVESIENFDLTFAIGPAGTGKTFLATVCAARLLNEKKIEKIVLTRPAVEAGESLGFLPGDLQQKVDPYLRPLFDSLHSIFGFDRTNSLIDKGIIEVAPLAFMRGRTLDNSLIILDEAQNTTCSQMRMFLTRLGERSKMVVNGDITQIDLKKDQESGLIEASRIFSETEGIKFCFLTVDDVVRHPLVQKIIEAYK, from the coding sequence ATGAAGGAAGTTTCCAAAACTGGTCACTTCAAAATTGATTTGCCAAGCTCTGATGCCGCTACAGCATTATCTGGACCTGGTAATTCGTTCTTAAAAAAATTTGAGTCTCTTACAGGAGTTTCTTTAACAATAAGAGGCTTACAACTTGAGATGAACGGCGTTATATCTAAAATTGAGAGAGCCTCAGCATTAGTAGAACTAACAAGACCAATTTGGGAACAAGGGTTAGAAGTCCCAGAGGTAGATCTTAAAGCGGCTTTAAGTTCTTTAAATATGGGTGAATCGTCTTCACATGCTGAACTTGGAAAAAAAATTCTCGCACGTTCCAAAGAAGGAAAATTTTTGAGACCAAGAACCATAAGGCAAAAAGAATATGTTGAATCAATTGAAAACTTTGATCTTACGTTCGCAATTGGCCCAGCTGGAACTGGTAAGACATTTTTAGCCACTGTTTGCGCGGCAAGGCTATTGAACGAGAAAAAAATTGAAAAAATTGTTTTAACCAGACCAGCTGTAGAAGCTGGTGAAAGTTTGGGATTTCTACCTGGTGATTTGCAACAAAAAGTAGATCCATATTTAAGACCCCTATTTGATTCTTTACATAGTATTTTCGGGTTTGATAGAACAAATTCATTAATTGACAAGGGAATTATTGAAGTTGCTCCTTTGGCATTTATGAGAGGAAGAACCTTAGATAATTCTTTAATTATCTTGGATGAAGCACAAAATACTACTTGCTCTCAAATGAGAATGTTTTTGACCAGATTAGGAGAGAGATCAAAAATGGTTGTAAACGGAGATATCACACAAATTGATTTAAAAAAAGATCAGGAAAGCGGCCTCATTGAAGCATCGAGAATTTTCTCTGAAACTGAAGGTATAAAATTTTGTTTTCTAACTGTTGATGATGTAGTTCGTCATCCTTTGGTTCAGAAAATTATTGAGGCTTATAAATAA
- the rpsP gene encoding 30S ribosomal protein S16, translating to MIKLRLKRFGKKKEASFRIVACNSTSRRDGRPLQELGFYNPRTKETRLDTEALRKRLTQGAQPTDVVRTLLEKGGLLEKIERPSIAIGKAKLEKEKLAKAKTKDEENDSSKAESESNEAVSESNEAES from the coding sequence ATGATTAAATTGCGCCTTAAGCGCTTTGGAAAGAAAAAAGAGGCAAGTTTCAGAATTGTTGCATGCAATAGTACTTCCAGAAGAGATGGTAGACCTCTACAAGAACTAGGTTTTTATAATCCAAGAACTAAGGAAACCAGGCTTGACACAGAAGCTTTAAGAAAAAGACTTACTCAAGGTGCTCAGCCAACTGATGTTGTGAGAACTTTATTAGAAAAGGGAGGGTTATTAGAAAAAATAGAAAGACCCTCTATCGCAATTGGTAAAGCAAAGTTAGAGAAGGAAAAATTAGCTAAGGCTAAAACTAAAGACGAAGAAAATGATAGTAGTAAAGCTGAAAGCGAGAGTAATGAAGCTGTAAGCGAGAGTAATGAAGCTGAAAGCTAG